In one Nicotiana tomentosiformis chromosome 6, ASM39032v3, whole genome shotgun sequence genomic region, the following are encoded:
- the LOC104104997 gene encoding uncharacterized protein isoform X1 produces the protein MQLNMRSNSKEKEILIGISDLEEDKLSQMVRDFIELDHFETLQVDELVDHNPTTYLSLQDILENVTDAETEILGKILFYWRNMVNNNMKPKELRQWIVNRLRMDHYEASLCKTSWITTFGRPSAFTFTGDYEYIDVMMKESNGSVRLIVDIDFRSQFELARPTQAYQDLSNSLPSIFVGTEEKLNDIISLLCAAAKQSLKEKGLHVPPWRKASYMHSKWLSHNCKKIALFVCI, from the exons ATGCAACTCAACATGAGAAGCAACAGCAAAGAGAAAGAAATATTGATTGGTATTTCTGATCTGGAAGAAGATAAGCTGTCCCAAATGGTCAGAGATTTTATAGAATTGGATCATTTTGAAACTTTACAAGTTGATGAACTTGTTGATCATAATCCTACTACTTATCTTTCCTTACAG GATATTCTTGAGAATGTTACAGATGCTGAAACAGAGATTCTTGGGAAAATCTTGTTTTACTGGAGAAACATGGTTAATAATAATATGAAGCCTAAAGAGTTAAGACAATGGATTGTCAATAGATTAAGAATGGATCATTATGAAGCTTCTCTTTGTAAAACTTCTTGGATCACCACTTTTGGTCGTCCTTCAG CATTTACATTTACAGGTGATTATGAATACATAGATGTGATGATGAAGGAAAGCAATGGATCAGTGAGACTAATAGTGGATATAGATTTTAGGTCACAGTTTGAGTTGGCTAGGCCTACACAAGCCTACCAAGATCTTTCAAATTCTCTTCCTTCAATATTTGTTGGTACTGAGGAGAAACTCAATGACATTATATCTTTGCTTTGTGCTGCTGCCAAACAGTCCCTTAAGGAGAAAGGTCTTCATGTTCCTCCTTGGAGAAAAGCTAGCTATATGCACTCCAAATGGCTCTCTCATAATTGCAAGAAAATCGCTTTGTTTGTCTGCATATGA
- the LOC104104997 gene encoding uncharacterized protein isoform X2, giving the protein MQLNMRSNSKEKEILIGISDLEEDKLSQMVRDFIELDHFETLQVDELVDHNPTTYLSLQDILENVTDAETEILGKILFYWRNMVNNNMKPKELRQWIVNRLRMDHYEASLCKTSWITTFGRPSGDYEYIDVMMKESNGSVRLIVDIDFRSQFELARPTQAYQDLSNSLPSIFVGTEEKLNDIISLLCAAAKQSLKEKGLHVPPWRKASYMHSKWLSHNCKKIALFVCI; this is encoded by the exons ATGCAACTCAACATGAGAAGCAACAGCAAAGAGAAAGAAATATTGATTGGTATTTCTGATCTGGAAGAAGATAAGCTGTCCCAAATGGTCAGAGATTTTATAGAATTGGATCATTTTGAAACTTTACAAGTTGATGAACTTGTTGATCATAATCCTACTACTTATCTTTCCTTACAG GATATTCTTGAGAATGTTACAGATGCTGAAACAGAGATTCTTGGGAAAATCTTGTTTTACTGGAGAAACATGGTTAATAATAATATGAAGCCTAAAGAGTTAAGACAATGGATTGTCAATAGATTAAGAATGGATCATTATGAAGCTTCTCTTTGTAAAACTTCTTGGATCACCACTTTTGGTCGTCCTTCAG GTGATTATGAATACATAGATGTGATGATGAAGGAAAGCAATGGATCAGTGAGACTAATAGTGGATATAGATTTTAGGTCACAGTTTGAGTTGGCTAGGCCTACACAAGCCTACCAAGATCTTTCAAATTCTCTTCCTTCAATATTTGTTGGTACTGAGGAGAAACTCAATGACATTATATCTTTGCTTTGTGCTGCTGCCAAACAGTCCCTTAAGGAGAAAGGTCTTCATGTTCCTCCTTGGAGAAAAGCTAGCTATATGCACTCCAAATGGCTCTCTCATAATTGCAAGAAAATCGCTTTGTTTGTCTGCATATGA